The Polaromonas sp. SP1 DNA window CCTGTGCACTACTCACGCCCCTCGATCGACCTGCTGATGGAGTCGGCGGCAGATGCCTACGGCGCGCGCCTGGCGGGCATCCTCCTGACCGGCGCCAACTTCGACGGCGCGGCAGGCCTGGCCCGGATCAGCGAACGCGGCGGCCTCACCGTGGTGCAGGACCCGGCCGAAGCGCAGGTCGCCACCATGCCCGAAGCCGCCATCGCCCGGTTGCAACCCAGCCTTGTACTTCCCCTGGACGGCATCCGCCGCCTGCTTCTTCAATTGGATTCCCTCCCATGAACGACCACAGCGTCCACCACCGCGCCAATGTCCTGATCGTTGACGACCTGCCCGAAAACCTGCTGGCCCTTGATGCCTTGATCCGGCAGGACGACCGGCTCATCTTCCAGGCATCGAACGGCGACGATGCGCTGGCTTTGCTGCTGCAGCACGAGTTCGCGCTGGCCATCCTGGACGTGCAGATGCCGGGCATGAACGGGTTCGAACTGGCCGAGCTGATGCGTGGCACCGAAAAAACCCGCAGCATCCCCATCGTCTTCGTCACGGCAGCCGGCAAGGAGCTCAATTACGCCTTCAAGGGCTACGAAACCGGCGCCGTCGACTTCCTCTACAAGCCGCTTGACGTGGATGCCGTCAGGAGCAAGGTCAGCGTTTTCGTCGACCTCTACCGGCAGCGCCAGGAAGTGCGCCGCCAGGTCCAGGCGCTGGAAAAAAGCCGCCAGGAGCAGGAGGCGCTGCTCAAGGACCTGCGGGCCGCCCAGGGCGAGCTGCAGAACGCCGTTCGCATGCGCGACGACTTCATGTCCATGGTGGCGCACGAGCTGCGCACGCCGCTCAACACGCTGTTCCTTGAGGCGCAGTTGCGCAAGATGCAGCTGGACCGCGGCAACGCCGCCATCTTCGACGCCGCCTACCTGAAAAACATGGTCGCGCGCGACCAGCGGCAGATCCAGAGCATGGTGCGCCTGATCGACGACATGCTGGACGTCTCGCGCATCCGCAGCAACCGTCTGTCGATCCGCCCCAGCGAGGTGGACCTTCACGCCCTGCTCCAGCGCGTGGTCGGCAACCTGGCCAACCAGGCCGCCTCGGCGGGCTCCACCATCACCCTGGAAAGCGGACCGGCCATCACGGGCACCTGGGATGAATTCCGCATTGAGCAGGTCGTCATCAACCTGCTGACCAATGCCCTGCGCTACGGCGGGGGCAAACCGGTCAAGGTCAGGGCCGTCCAGTCCGAAGAGGGCGTGCGTATCGACGTCACCGACCAGGGAACGGGCATTTCCAGTGAAGACCAAAAACGCATCTTCGAGCAGTTCGAGCGTGCCGCCGGCAATGACGGCACCGGGGGCCTGGGGCTGGGCCTCTTCATCACCCAGCAGCTGGTCGAGGCACATGGGGGCCGCATCTGCGTGCAAAGCGCGCCTGGCCAGGGCTCGACATTCAGCGTGACGCTGCCGATGTCGCCACCGGGACAAATTGCCGCCTGAAAAACGGGTGCACGGCGGCCCGGGCGGCGGGATTCCCTTTTTCCCTCCACAGGGGGCCGCTCGTGAGAAAATAGCCGGTTACACCGCCGCAATGGCGCCCGACCCCGACAGCAGAACAGGACACCCTCATGGAAGCAGAACGCATCAACCTCATCGGCAATCAACTCGTTGACCTCAGCAACCGGGTCAATGAGCTTCGGGGGTATCTTTGACTACCCTGCCAAAGAACGCAAACTGAACGAAGTCAACGCCGCGCTGGAAGACCCGAAGGTCTGGGACAACCCCAAGCGCGCGCAAGAGCTCGGCAAGGAAAAAAAATCCCTGGAAGACGTGGTCCACGTCATTGACCGCCTGAGCTCCGAGCTGGCCGACAATACCGAGCTCTTCGAAATGTCCAAGGCCGAAGGCGACGACGCCGGCATGCAGACGATTGAAGCCGAAGCCGCCAAGGTCGCCGCTGAAGTCGAGAAGATGGAATTCCGCCGGATGTTCAACAACCCGGCCGACCCGCTGCCCTGCTTCCTGGACATCCAGGCCGGCGCCGGCGGCACCGAAGCCTGCGACTGGGCCAGCATGCTGCTGCGCCAGTACCTCAAGTACGCCGAGCGCAAGGGCTTCAAGACCACCGTCGAAGACGAATCCCCGGGCGACACGGCCGGCATCAAGGGGGCGACCATCAAGATCGAGGGCGAATACGCCTTCGGCCTGCTGCGCACCGAAACCGGGGTGCACCGCCTGGTGCGCAAGTCGCCGTTTGACTCCTCCGGCGGGCGCCACACCTCGTTCGCCTCGGTGTTTGTCTACCCGGAAATCGACGACTCGATCGAGATCGAAATCAACCCGTCGGACGTGCGCACCGACACCTTCCGCGCCAGCGGCGCCGGCGGCCAGCACATCAACAAGACCGACTCGGCCGTGCGCCTGACGCACATCCCGACCGGTATCGTGGTGCAGTGCCAGGACGGCCGCAGCCAGCACAGCAACCGCGACGTGGCCTGGAAGCGCCTGCGCTCACGGCTGTATGACTTCGAGTTGCGCAAGCAGCAGGAAGCCCAGCAAAAACTGGAAGACACCAAGACCGACGTGGGCTGGGGCCACCAGATCCGCAGCTATGTGCTGGACAACAGCCGCATCAAGGACCTGCGCACCAATGTGGAAGTCTCGGCGACCCAGAAAGTGCTGGACGGCGACCTCGACGTGTTTATCGAAGCCTCCCTGAAACAGGGCGTTTGAGATTTTGATTTTCAGGAAATTTTCAGGAATTAACCATGCCGCAAATGCTTGACGGATCGGGCCCCGGGGCCGCAGTGGTCATCAACCGCGCCGACTACGTCGCCCCCGCCTACTGGATCGACACGGTCGACCTGTGCTTTGACCTGGACCCGCAGAAAACGCGCGTGCTCAACAAGATGCGCCTGCGCCGCAACCCGGACGTGCCGGCACAAGCCCTGAGGCTGGACGGCGAGGAGCTCAATCTCTCGCGTGTGCTGGTCAACGGCCAGGGCACCTCGTTCAAGATGGACGGCAACCAGCTGGTGCTGGAGAACCTGCCCGAAGGCACCGAGCCTTTCGAGCTGGAAATCTTCACCACCACCTGCCCGGCCAAAAACACCAAGCTGATGGGCCTGTACGTCAGCAACGACTCTTTCTTCACGCAGTGTGAGGCCGAGGGCTTCCGGCGTATCACCTACTTCCTGGATCGCCCTGACGTGATGGCCAGCTACACCGTGACCCTGCGCGCCGACAAGGCCCAGTACCCGGTGCTGCTGTCCAACGGCAACCTGGTCGACCAGGGCCCGCTGGAGCCCGGCCCCAACGGCGCGCGGCATTTCGCGAAGTGGGTCGACCCGCACAAAAAACCGAGCTACCTCTTTGCCCTGGTGGCCGGCCAGCTGGTCAGCCGCGAGCAGCGCATCACCTCGCGCGCCGGCAAGCAGCACACGCTGCAGGTCTATGTGCGCCCGGGCGACCTGGACAAAACCGAGCACGCCATGGCCTCGCTGATGCATTCGGTGGCGTGGGACGAAGCCCGCTTCGGCCTGCCGCTGGACCTGGAGTGCTTCATGATCGTCGCCACCAGCGAC harbors:
- a CDS encoding hybrid sensor histidine kinase/response regulator, whose protein sequence is MNDHSVHHRANVLIVDDLPENLLALDALIRQDDRLIFQASNGDDALALLLQHEFALAILDVQMPGMNGFELAELMRGTEKTRSIPIVFVTAAGKELNYAFKGYETGAVDFLYKPLDVDAVRSKVSVFVDLYRQRQEVRRQVQALEKSRQEQEALLKDLRAAQGELQNAVRMRDDFMSMVAHELRTPLNTLFLEAQLRKMQLDRGNAAIFDAAYLKNMVARDQRQIQSMVRLIDDMLDVSRIRSNRLSIRPSEVDLHALLQRVVGNLANQAASAGSTITLESGPAITGTWDEFRIEQVVINLLTNALRYGGGKPVKVRAVQSEEGVRIDVTDQGTGISSEDQKRIFEQFERAAGNDGTGGLGLGLFITQQLVEAHGGRICVQSAPGQGSTFSVTLPMSPPGQIAA
- the prfB gene encoding peptide chain release factor 2 (programmed frameshift), translated to MEAERINLIGNQLVDLSNRVNELRGYLDYPAKERKLNEVNAALEDPKVWDNPKRAQELGKEKKSLEDVVHVIDRLSSELADNTELFEMSKAEGDDAGMQTIEAEAAKVAAEVEKMEFRRMFNNPADPLPCFLDIQAGAGGTEACDWASMLLRQYLKYAERKGFKTTVEDESPGDTAGIKGATIKIEGEYAFGLLRTETGVHRLVRKSPFDSSGGRHTSFASVFVYPEIDDSIEIEINPSDVRTDTFRASGAGGQHINKTDSAVRLTHIPTGIVVQCQDGRSQHSNRDVAWKRLRSRLYDFELRKQQEAQQKLEDTKTDVGWGHQIRSYVLDNSRIKDLRTNVEVSATQKVLDGDLDVFIEASLKQGV